One genomic region from Pristis pectinata isolate sPriPec2 chromosome X, sPriPec2.1.pri, whole genome shotgun sequence encodes:
- the LOC127566855 gene encoding tubulin alpha-1C chain, with product MRECISIHVGQAGVQIGNACWELYCLEHGIQPDGQMPSDKTIGGGDDSFNTFFSETGAGKHVPRAVFVDLEPTVIDEVRTGTYRQLFHPEQLITGKEDAANNYARGHYTIGKEIIDLVLDRIRKLADQCTGLQGFLVFHSFGGGTGSGFTSLLMERLSVDYGKKSKLEFSIYPAPQVSTAVVEPYNSILTTHTTLEHSDCAFMVDNEAIYDICRRNLDIERPTYTNLNRLISQIVSSITASLRFDGALNVDLTEFQTNLVPYPRIHFPLATYAPVISAEKAYHEQLTVAEITNACFEPANQMVKCDPRHGKYMACCLLYRGDVVPKDVNAAIATIKTKRTIQFVDWCPTGFKVGINYQPPTVVPGGDLAKVQRAVCMLSNTTAVAEAWARLDHKFDLMYAKRAFVHWYVGEGMEEGEFSEAREDMAALEKDYEEVGADSAEGEEEGEEY from the exons ATG CGTGAGTGTATCAGTATCCACGTTGGCCAGGCTGGTGTCCAGATCGGCAATGCCTGCTGGGAGCTGTACTGCTTGGAACATGGCATCCAGCCTGATGGTCAGATGCCCAGTGATAAGACCATTGGGGGTGGAGACGATTCCTTCAACACTTTCTTCAGTGAGACAGGAGCAGGAAAGCATGTTCCCCGAGCTGTGTTTGTGGACCTGGAACCAACTGTGATAG ATGAGGTTCGTACCGGTACTTACCGCCAGCTCTTCCACCCTGAGCAACTCATTACTGGGAAAGAAGATGCGGCCAATAACTATGCCCGTGGTCACTACACAATTGGCAAGGAGATCATTGACCTGGTTCTGGACAGAATCCGCAAACTG GCTGACCAATGTACAGGTCTGCAGGGCTTCCTGGTCTTCCACAGCTTTGGTGGTGGCACCGGCTCTGGTTTTACATCGCTGCTGATGGAGCGTCTGTCGGTTGACTATGGCAAGAAATCCAAGCTTGAATTCTCCATTTACCCAGCTCCCCAAGTGTCTACAGCAGTAGTAGAACCCTACAACTCCATCCTAACCACCCACACCACCTTGGAGCACTCGGATTGTGCTTTCATGGTGGACAATGAAGCCATCTATGACATCTGCCGCAGAAACCTTGACATTGAACGACCCACTTATACCAATCTGAACCGTCTCATTAGCCAGATAGTGTCCTCCATCACAGCCTCCCTTCGCTTTGATGGTGCCCTGAATGTTGATCTGACTGAGTTCCAGACCAACTTGGTGCCGTATCCCCGTATCCACTTCCCATTGGCCACCTATGCCCCAGTTATCTCTGCTGAGAAAGCCTACCATGAGCAGCTGACAGTAGCAGAGATCACCAATGCTTGCTTTGAGCCAGCTAACCAGATGGTCAAATGTGACCCACGCCATGGCAAGTACATGGCCTGCTGCCTCCTTTATCGTGGCGATGTGGTGCCAAAAGATGTCAATGCAGCCATTGCTACTATCAAAACCAAACGTACCATCCAGTTTGTGGATTGGTGTCCAACTGGTTTCAAGGTTGGCATCAACTACCAGCCTCCCACTGTGGTACCTGGAGGTGACCTGGCCAAGGTACAGCGAGCTGTATGCATGTTGAGCAACACCACAGCTGTTGCTGAAGCTTGGGCTCGCCTGGACCATAAGTTTGACCTGATGTATGCTAAGCGTGCCTTTGTTCACTGGTATGTTGGTGAGGGTATGGAGGAAGGAGAGTTCTCAGAAGCCCGTGAGGATATGGCTGCTCTGGAGAAGGATTATGAAGAAGTGGGTGCTGATAGTGCTGAGGGTGAAGAGGAAGGAGAAGAGTATTAG